From Gemmatimonadaceae bacterium, the proteins below share one genomic window:
- a CDS encoding M20/M25/M40 family metallo-hydrolase: MLRILALASALALFPASLIAQRQLTRWEEQARSLLKELIEINTTHSNGNTVEAAEAMAKHMRAAGFPASDIHVLENAPRKGNLVVRYRGRNRAQRPILLLSHIDVVEANPEDWTLPPFEFIERDGNFYGRGVADDKDEGAIHLTILLRMKAEGFVPDRDIIVALTADEEGGPENGVRWLLQNHRELVDAAYVLNEGGGGRMVDDKRVSNDVQSAEKYVANFKVEATNPGGHSSVPRPDNAIYALSAALTKIGQLQQPVKLNETTRMYFSRQADILGGETGAAMRRIVANNADAAAAAIIARDFSNNSRMRTTCVATLLEGGHASNALPQRATANVNCRILPDEKVEDVRARLVAAVNDTSVHITTNRADRDSPSSPLSPDLLRAFEATTQEIFPGIPVVPTMSTGATDGMYFRSAGIPVYGISGLFYSNPNAHGMNEKIETESFYQGLEFMYRLVRRLTAAPGA, from the coding sequence ATGCTCCGCATCCTCGCCCTCGCATCCGCCCTAGCACTGTTCCCCGCATCCCTCATCGCCCAACGCCAGCTGACGCGATGGGAGGAACAAGCGCGGTCATTGCTGAAGGAACTGATCGAGATCAACACCACGCATTCGAACGGCAACACCGTGGAAGCCGCCGAAGCCATGGCGAAGCACATGCGAGCCGCCGGCTTCCCCGCATCCGACATCCACGTCCTCGAGAACGCCCCCCGCAAAGGCAACCTCGTCGTCCGCTACAGGGGCCGGAATCGTGCGCAGCGTCCCATCCTGCTCCTCAGCCACATCGACGTCGTCGAGGCCAACCCCGAGGACTGGACCCTCCCGCCCTTCGAGTTCATCGAACGCGACGGCAACTTCTACGGCCGCGGCGTCGCCGACGACAAGGACGAGGGCGCCATCCACCTCACCATCCTTCTGCGGATGAAGGCCGAGGGCTTCGTCCCCGACCGCGACATCATCGTCGCGCTGACGGCGGACGAGGAGGGCGGGCCGGAGAACGGTGTACGCTGGCTGCTGCAGAACCATCGTGAGCTCGTGGATGCCGCATACGTCCTCAACGAGGGCGGCGGCGGACGCATGGTCGACGACAAGCGCGTCTCCAATGACGTCCAGTCCGCCGAGAAGTACGTGGCGAACTTCAAGGTCGAGGCCACCAACCCGGGCGGCCACAGCTCCGTGCCGCGGCCCGACAACGCCATCTATGCGCTCTCCGCCGCGCTGACCAAGATCGGCCAGCTGCAGCAGCCCGTGAAGCTCAACGAGACCACGCGGATGTACTTCTCGCGCCAGGCCGACATCCTCGGCGGCGAGACCGGCGCCGCCATGCGGCGCATCGTCGCCAACAACGCCGATGCCGCGGCCGCCGCCATCATCGCCCGCGACTTCTCCAACAACTCGCGCATGCGTACCACCTGCGTGGCCACGTTGCTCGAGGGCGGCCACGCCTCGAACGCACTCCCGCAGCGCGCCACGGCGAACGTGAACTGCCGCATCCTGCCGGACGAGAAGGTCGAGGACGTGCGTGCCCGGCTCGTCGCCGCCGTCAATGACACCAGCGTCCACATCACCACCAACCGCGCCGACCGCGATTCGCCCTCGTCGCCGCTCTCGCCGGACCTGCTGCGCGCCTTCGAAGCCACCACGCAGGAGATCTTCCCGGGCATCCCGGTCGTGCCCACGATGAGCACCGGCGCCACCGACGGGATGTACTTCCGCAGCGCCGGCATTCCCGTGTACGGCATCTCCGGCCTCTTCTATTCCAATCCCAACGCCCACGGCATGAACGAGAAGATCGAGACGGAATCGTTCTACCAGGGCCTCGAGTTCATGTATCGCCTCGTGCGGCGCCTCACGGCCGCGCCGGGAGCCTGA